Sequence from the Malaciobacter pacificus genome:
AAGAGAGTTTAAAACAATATCTAATTGTAAAAAAAGATGTTTTAGATGCTACAAATAAAGAATTTGATTTAGGACTTAAAGATTTAAATACACTTTTAGAAACAAATATTGAATATGTTGATATTAAAAAAGATTTAATCAGAAATACATATGATTTAATGATTACTAATTATGAGATTTTAAATGCAATGGGTAAATTAAGTGAGGCATTAGAAGATAAGCTTCCCACTTTAGATAAAATTGATGCAGATGATTTAGTTTTAAATATGCAAAATGATTTAGATTTTTCATTTGATAGAGATACAAAATATGAAGAAAAAAAATTAACAGTTATCAAACCTATTGAGAATAAGAAAAAAGAAATTTCAAATATTAAACCTAAAAACATGGTGAAAAAAGTTTCATTTGATAATTTAACATACGAAAAAACTAATACTAATCTTGAAAAAAATATCACTACAACTATAAATAATACATTTAAAGAGAAGTTTTTAAATGCATCTAAAAACAAATATACAATTAATCTTGCTTTATCTGATTCTGAAATCAAAGCACAAAGACTTTTAGATAGATATGAGCTTAATGATAATGCATTCTTCTTTAGTTTTAGAGAAGTAAATCCTCTGCAAAAAATTATGATGGGAATTTTTGATTCAAAACAAGAAGCAAAAAATGCTATATCTAAACTTCATAACAATTTAAAAAATAATCAGCCAACAGTAGAAAAAATTGTTATTAAACAAAAACTTTACAATAAATATCATTCTAAAAATGACGCTATAGCTAAAGATGTTAAATTTGTTAGAGTTTCCCCAGTTATTAATAAACCATTAATAAAAAAAGTAACTTTTTCAACTATGGAACCAAGTAATAATAAAAAAATTGGTAATATTAATTTTGATAACTTTAAAGATAAATTTTTAAATGCTTCAAAAGATAAATATACTATAAATTTAGCATATTCAGATTCTGAAAAAAAGGCACAAGCTTTGTTACATAAGTATGGATTATCAAACAATGGTTTCTTTTTTAAATTTAGATATGAAAATCCATTACAAAAAATCATGCTTGGAGTTTTTGACTCTAAAGGAGAAGCTTTAAAAGCTATGGCTTCTTTACCTAAAGGTTTAAAATCAAATAGACCAAGAGTAGAAAAGGTTTCAATCAAGCAAGCTTTATTTCACAAATACAATAAAAACTATTCTACAAATCTTGGGAGTATATAACCTAAATGCCACATACTGATAATATTGATTTTAACTCTATAAAAGAGTACAACCGAGAAAACTCAATTTTAGATACTCTTACTATTTATTGTAAAATGAATGGTAGACCTTATTCAAAAGAGTCACTAATTGCAGGTTTACCTGTTGAAGCTGGAAGAAATATTCCTATTTTATTTTCTAAATCAAATTCTAAATCACTTTTTTCAAGAGCTGCCTCAAAAGCAGGTTTTAAAACTAAGATTTTAAGAACTAAGTTATATGATATTAATCCATTAACATTACCATGTATTTTACTTTTAGATAATAAAAAAGATAAAGACGAATTAGAAGCATGTATTCTTTTAGGTTTTGATGATGAATATAAACATGCAAAGGTGATTTTCCCTGAAGTTCCTGATGTTGAAAGTTTAGTTCCAATTGAAGAATTAGAAAAAAGATATTTTGGATTTTCAATTCTTCTTAAAAAAGAACTTGATTTTAAAGAAAATAAATCATCATTATCTATAAAAGAAAGTCACTGGTTATGGGGAAGTGTTAAAATCGTAAGAAATGTTTATAGAGATGTAATTATTGCTTCACTATTAATAAACTTATTTGTATTATCAACTCCACTTTTTACTATGAATGTATATGACAGAGTAATTCCAAATAATGCAGTTGATACACTTTGGGTATTTGCTTTTGGTGTAGTTTTTATTTATGCCATTGATATCGCACTAAAGTTTTTACGTTCATATTTTTTAGAAACTGCTGCAAAGAAAACAGATGTTATCGCTTCTTCAATTATATTTGAAAAAGTGCTAGATTTAAAAATGTCTTCTGTTCCTAATTCAGTTGGCTCTTTAGCTAATATTTTAAAAGAGTTTGAAAGTATTAGAGGTTTTTTAACTTCATCTACAATTGCACTTTTAATTGATGTACCATTTATTTTTATATTTTTAATTGCTATATATTTTATTGGTGGATATTTAGTTATGGTGCCAATTTCTATTATTATAATTATTCTAATTTATACATTTTATTCAAAAATTAAATTAGCAAATAGTATTAAAGAGTCATACGATGCAGGTTCAAATAAAAATGGAGTTTTAATAGAAAGTTTGTCTTCAATTGAAACTATTAAATCTTTAGGTGCTACTGGTTATTCTCAATGGAGATGGGAAGAAGCGACATCAAAAATTGCAGATAAAAGTATAGATACAAAAATGATATCTTCTTCAATTACTACTGTTACATCTTTTTTAGTACAGTTAAATACAGTTGCCTTGGTAATTCTAGGTACATATTTAATTATGGATAATGAACTTACAATGGGAGGTTTAATTGCAACGATTATTATTTCATCACGTGCTATTTCACCTATGGGACAAGTATCATCACTGTTATCAACATTTCAACATACAAAAACTACATATGAAGCTTTAAATGATATTATGAATTTACCTGTTGAACACCCTCAAGGTAAAAAATTCGTAACTAGACCTGAATATAAAGGAAAAATTAATTTTAGAAATGTAAGCTTTAAATATCCAAATGCTGATAATGAAACATTGTCTAATATATCTTTTAGTGTAGAACCAGGTGAAAAAGTTGCCATAATTGGTAAAATTGGTTCAGGAAAAACTACTATTCAAAAACTATTAGTTTCTTTATATGACCCAACTGAAGGTTCAATTTTAATTGATAATATTGATATCAAACAATTAGATCCTTCAGAACTGCGAAAACATATTGCTTATGTATCTCAGGATGTATTATTGTTTGATGGTACTGTTAAAGAAAATATAGTTTATAGAACTCCAAATATTGATGATGAAAAAATACTTGAAGCGGCTAGAATTAGTGGTGTTTTAGATTTTGTTAATAAACATCCAAAGGGATTTGATATGCCTGTTGGAGAGAGAGGTTCATTCCTTTCTGGTGGTCAAAAACAAGCAATATCAATTGCTAGATCAATTTTATTACCTTATCCAATTGTATTATTTGATGAACCAACAAGTTCAATGGATACTTCTTCTGAAAATAGATTTATCAATAGTATTAGAAATTATCAAGAAAATAAAACTGTTATTCTTGTTACTCATAAAACTTCATTATTAAAACTTGTGGATAGAATAATTGTTGTTGAAGATGGGCAAATTGTCTTAGACGGTAAAAAAGATATTATTATCAATAAACTAAATAATAAAAAATAAAACTTTAAATCTCTTCTCTATAAATAGAAGGTTGACTATTTTAGTTAACCTTTCTTAAAAAATAATTTATACCAAAGTATACTTTACAAATCAAAATAATTTTTATAATATAGTCATAATAATTTGTGTAAAAAGGATTTATTATGGCAATTGCTAGAATTTCAGATATTAGAGGATTAGTTTCAATTGATAATGGAATTTCAGAAGAAATCTTAAAAAATAAAGATGTAATTTCAGAACACGGTGGTTTATTAACTATTACTGAGTTTGCAACAATTATTTTTGATGATGGTAGAGTTGTTGAAGTTACAGGACCTGTAACTTTTAATTTAGATTCAAGCTTTTTTAATGAAATTACATTTGAAGACTCAATAACACAGATAAGTGATTTTGCAAGTTTAGATTATATAAATAATGAATTTGATGAATCATTGATTCAAGAAGAATATCAAGATTCAACTTTATCACAAAATAACTTAGCTATAAATCTCCAAACTGAACAATTAGATACACAATTAAATAATCAAGATACTGAAATAACTGAAGTTAATCCAGATATTACACAAACACAAAGCACAATTGATTTTGTAGAAGATGTTATTGAAGATATAGTACCATTGGATGAGAATCAAGATAATGAAGTATCATTAGATCCAAGTGTAAGTGATACAAATGATGCCTTAACAGAATTTACAATGAGTAATGTAAATGACTTCACAGAAGGTTCAGCAGCCCAAGGACAAACTGTAGCAACAGTAGAAACTGCACCAGTAGATCCAGATGGTGGAGCTATTACATATACAATTTCTGATACAACAAACTATGCAATCGATCCAACTACAGGAGAAGTAACACTTACAGCAGCAGGAGCAGAACTTGCAAATGCAGATTCAGGTGCAGACTTACCAGCATTTAATGTAACAGCAACAAGTGCAGGAGATTTAATCTCAACTGCAACAGTTGAAAACTTAGATCCAAGTGTAAGTGATACAAATGATGCCTTAACAGAATTTACAATGAGTAATGTAAATGACTTCACAGAAGGTTCAGCAGCCCAAGGACAAACTGTAGCAACAGTAGAAACTGCACCAGTAGATCCAGATGGTGGAGCTATTACATATACAATTTCTGATACAACAAACTATGCAATCGATCCAACTACAGGAGAAGTAACACTTACAGCAGCAGGAGCAGAACTTGCAAATGCAGATTCAGGTGCAGACTTACCAGCATTTAATGTAACAGCAACAAGTGCAGGAGATTTAATCTCAACTGCAACAGTTGAAAACTTAGATCCAAGTGTAAGTGATA
This genomic interval carries:
- a CDS encoding type I secretion system permease/ATPase, which encodes MPHTDNIDFNSIKEYNRENSILDTLTIYCKMNGRPYSKESLIAGLPVEAGRNIPILFSKSNSKSLFSRAASKAGFKTKILRTKLYDINPLTLPCILLLDNKKDKDELEACILLGFDDEYKHAKVIFPEVPDVESLVPIEELEKRYFGFSILLKKELDFKENKSSLSIKESHWLWGSVKIVRNVYRDVIIASLLINLFVLSTPLFTMNVYDRVIPNNAVDTLWVFAFGVVFIYAIDIALKFLRSYFLETAAKKTDVIASSIIFEKVLDLKMSSVPNSVGSLANILKEFESIRGFLTSSTIALLIDVPFIFIFLIAIYFIGGYLVMVPISIIIIILIYTFYSKIKLANSIKESYDAGSNKNGVLIESLSSIETIKSLGATGYSQWRWEEATSKIADKSIDTKMISSSITTVTSFLVQLNTVALVILGTYLIMDNELTMGGLIATIIISSRAISPMGQVSSLLSTFQHTKTTYEALNDIMNLPVEHPQGKKFVTRPEYKGKINFRNVSFKYPNADNETLSNISFSVEPGEKVAIIGKIGSGKTTIQKLLVSLYDPTEGSILIDNIDIKQLDPSELRKHIAYVSQDVLLFDGTVKENIVYRTPNIDDEKILEAARISGVLDFVNKHPKGFDMPVGERGSFLSGGQKQAISIARSILLPYPIVLFDEPTSSMDTSSENRFINSIRNYQENKTVILVTHKTSLLKLVDRIIVVEDGQIVLDGKKDIIINKLNNKK
- a CDS encoding TolC family protein, with the translated sequence MKIYINLFVIFHFLMVSSLFGFSIKDGYPLALENDMDFKINKNNLNNISIDKKIADSLLYPSLDFSANVEASRLTQGKLTPDNESLTKSDNYELKLTQPIFDGFESSYEKKLQEQRSKSAIYYLKESQNNVALNYVIAYVNTLREKDLFSLSKENLQISKDIFNKVYKKVNIGYGTKLEFEEVKSNMVESQVNLDIQKINLKEAIENLKLFVQSDFDSSELEKPNLNVKLPKTVSEALEIAYRENPSINVSKTNVYVAKFEQKRNQKDFYPNLDLVSSYNVNNALFKENDQEYNEYKVGFEISYNLFNGGRDTLSDKKALQNIKDKELLVKKSKYQVKTDLRLAWNAYKLNKEKQESLKQYLIVKKDVLDATNKEFDLGLKDLNTLLETNIEYVDIKKDLIRNTYDLMITNYEILNAMGKLSEALEDKLPTLDKIDADDLVLNMQNDLDFSFDRDTKYEEKKLTVIKPIENKKKEISNIKPKNMVKKVSFDNLTYEKTNTNLEKNITTTINNTFKEKFLNASKNKYTINLALSDSEIKAQRLLDRYELNDNAFFFSFREVNPLQKIMMGIFDSKQEAKNAISKLHNNLKNNQPTVEKIVIKQKLYNKYHSKNDAIAKDVKFVRVSPVINKPLIKKVTFSTMEPSNNKKIGNINFDNFKDKFLNASKDKYTINLAYSDSEKKAQALLHKYGLSNNGFFFKFRYENPLQKIMLGVFDSKGEALKAMASLPKGLKSNRPRVEKVSIKQALFHKYNKNYSTNLGSI